CCATCATCCTATTCCCAGGGGAGGTACTTATCATGGAAGTATTAAAAGTTTCAGCCAAGTCCAATCCGAATTCAGTCGCAGGTGCATTAGCCGGTGTTCTCAGAGAAAGAGGAAATGCTGAGTTACAGGCGATTGGAGCGGGAGCTCTTAATCAAGCGATAAAAGCAGTTGCCATTGCCCGGGGATTCGTGGCACCGAGCGGAGTTGATCTGATCTGTATTCCTGCCTTCACGGACATCGTCATTGATGGGGAGGATCGAACAGCCATCAAACTAATTGTTGAGCCGAGATAGCATGCTGATTCCTTACTCGTCTTAAAGCCTGTTTGCCATCGTTGCAAACAGGCTTTTTTGCATTGCTTGCAGCACGATGGATAGCTCAAGAAGAAATATATAGGTTGGTTACACTTCTAAATTGCATATATAGATAGGAAGTGTTTAATCCCGATCAAGGAGAGACGGTCATGGTGAATACAATACCTGTGGTTGACATGCATTGCGACGTGCTCAGCAAAATCCAAATGAATGCAGAGCTTCAGTTCTTAAAAGGTCCCGGCCTTGATGTAACTCAGCAGCGACTCGAAGAAGGCAATGTCATGCTTCAAACCTTTGCTATATATCTATCTGAGAAGCTGGGGAGTCTTCGATTTGAGCATATTATGAAGCAGATCGAGATTTACAATCAGCTCGGCTTGAAGCTGGTGCAGTCCAAAGAAGACATTTCATTTCTTCGGAAACATCTCAACAACATGAGAGGCGGACAATGGGGGCTTCTATCGCTTGAAGGTGTCGATGGGCTGGAAGGCAATCTTTATTATTTGGAGCTGTGCTACCGGCTAGGTGTTCGGTTTGTCGGTATTACATGGAATCATGCCAATTGGGCAGCAGACGGCATCCTCGAAGCGAGAAATGGAGGTTTTACGAACAAAGGCAGATCCCTCCTTCACAGATGTAATGAGATTGGCATGCTGATGGATGTATCCCATTTGTCCGAAGCTGGATTTTGGGAGCTAGCTGATACATCCGCCCAGCCTTTTATCGCGTCACATTCCAATGCACGAAGTGTTTGCCCGCATCCGAGAAATTTGACCAACGATCAGATTCGGGCTGTCGTCGCTTTGAATGGAAGAATTGGAATGACGTTCGTTCCATGGTTCGTCAAGGAGAAGGGACCTGTGAAGATCTCAGATCTATTGAAGCATATTGAACGAGTCTGTGAGCTTGGAGGAGAGAAGCATTTGATGTTTGGATCGGATTTTGATGGAATTCATGAGTGGATACAGGGACTGGAGCATCCAGGAACATATCCTGAACTCGTAAACACGCTTCTGAAGCACTATCCCGAATCCGTCGTTCGAGGCTTCATGTATGACAATATTTTGTCATTTATGGAGGAAAACTTGAAGTCCAAGGAGCGTTGAAGCGATTAAAGTCATCCGAAATGTCGGGATGGCTTTTCATTTTGTTCTTAATATGGGTATAATAATGGATGGAGTATTACAGATAGAGAGACAAGGAGTGTTAGTAAACATGAGTAAAACTGTACCTGTAGGCGTATCAGCACGCCACATCCATTTGACGCAAGAGCACGTTGAGGTGCTGTTTGGCGCTGGATACCAATTGACTGAATTTAAACCGTTGTCCCAACCTGGACAATTTGCTGCAAATGAGACTGTTGCCGTAATCGGCACAAAAGGTCAATTCGATAAAGTGCGTATTCTTGGACCGGCTCGTCCTGCGAGCCAGCTTGAGATTTCCCGCACAGATTCCTTTGCGATCGGTATTAAAGCACCTGTTCGTGAATCAGGCTCCATTGATGGAACACCTGGAGTGACATTGAAAGGACCGGCAGGCGAGGTTACCCTTGAAGAGGGCGTAATTGTTGCGGCCAGACACATTCATTTCCATACTTCCGATGCAGAGAAATGGAATATTAGAGACAAAGAAATGCTGAAGGTTCGTCTCGGTGGCGAACGCGGTTTGGTACTTGAAAATGTCATCGCCCGTGTATCTGATTCCTTCGCACTGGATATGCACATTGATACCGATGAGGCGAATGCCTCTGGAGCTAAAACTGGCGACGTAGCTGAAATTATCGACTAATAGTTAATTAAACGATGGTCCTATGAGGGTTGTTCACTTTGGCGCTTTTTACCAAAGGGACAACCCTCATTTTCTTATAAGATTGAACCGATTATACAACACCTTAAGAGAAGGATTGTGGATATGCAGAATAAAGCATGTTATAATTTGGTGTAATGCCTTTTTTGTTAGCGGAGGCACTTGTGTTTCAATCATTGATGCTTATCATTGTGAATAGATTCAGCGTAAGGAGTGACCGTGTGACCATGGCGAAAGAGAAGAAAGATTACTCCAAATATTTTGATTTTTCGGATGCGAAAGTCATTTCGGAAGATGAGTTTGGCAAGAAAATCCGGATTCGTGGACGGGAGATCAATATCATTTCGGAGCCTGACCATAGACGTGAGAAGCAACGGGGTAAGGAAGACATTCAGGTCATTTATGAGAGCGCAGTTCCCGAAGAGATGAGAACGATCGGCAAAGGGAAGCATTATCTTGTATATACCTATGGCTGTCAAATGAATGAGCACGACTCAGAAACGATCAAGGGTATTCTGGAGGAAATGGGCTACCAGCCAACAGAGGATCGCAAAGAGGCGGATATTATTCTGCTCAATACCTGTGCCATTCGTGAGAATGCAGAAGATAAAGTGTTCGGAGAGCTTGGTCATTTGAAGCATTTGAAGACGGAGAAACCGGACCTTCTGCTCGGCGTTTGCGGCTGTATGTCTCAGGAGGAAACTGTAGTCAATCGAATTCTCCAAAAGCATGGTTTCGTAGACATGATCTTTGGTACTCATAATATTCACAGACTGCCTCACCTTATTAATGAAGCCTTCTTCAGTAAAGAGATGGTGGTAGAAGTCTGGTCCAAAGAAGGCGATATTATTGAGAACATGCCGAAGAAACGTCAAGGGATGCGGGCATGGGTCAACATTATGTACGGCTGTGACAAATTCTGTACATACTGTATCGTACCATTTACGCGTGGTAAGGAGCGGAGCCGCCGTCCGGAGGATGTTATAGCTGAAGTTCGGGATCTTGCTCGTCAAGGCTTCAAGGAGATAACACTGCTCGGTCAAAACGTGAACGCTTACGGTAAAGACTTCACGGATATCAAGTACGGCTTCGGTGATCTCATGGATGAGATTCGCAAGATTGATATTCCACGGGTCAGATTCACGACTTCACATCCACGTGATTTCGACGATCATCTGATCGAGGTACTGGCTAAGGGCGGTAACTTGGTAGAACATATCCATTTGCCGGTTCAGTCCGGCAGTACGGCAGTTCTGAAGAAAATGAGCCGCAAGTATACAAGAGAGCGTTATTTGGAGCTCGCAAGCAAAATTAAACAAACGATTCCTAACGCCGTGCTTACTACGGATATTATTGTGGGCTTCCCGGGCGAGACGGATGAGCAATTCGAAGAAACGCTGTCACTCGTTCGTGAAGTTGGATATGATTTTGCCTATACCTTCATTTATTCTCCACGTGAGGGAACACCTGCGGCAGTCATGGAAGACAATGTTCCGATGGAGGTTAAGAAGGAACGGCTGCAGCGTCTGAACAAAGCGGTTCAGGAGTACAGCTATGAGGCCCACGAGCGGATGAAGGGACAAGTCGTCGAGGTTCTGGTTGAGGGTGAGAGTAAGAACAATGAAGCCGTGCTCTCAGGGCGTACACGAGGCAACAAGCTGGTTCACTTCGAAGGATCCAAGGATTTGATCGGTACCTTCGTACAGGTTGAAATTACAGACGCTAAATCATGGTATATTAAAGGTGAACTCGTGTCTCTGCCTCAAGCAGCGAACCAGTAACCACACACCAACAGACAGCATGACATTGCAGGGTGAGAAATTCAAATCAAGAATGGAGCGATCATTCATGGCAGAGGATAGTGTAAAAGTCAATCAATATGGTATGCCTTCATTTAATGCGCG
This sequence is a window from Paenibacillus urinalis. Protein-coding genes within it:
- the miaB gene encoding tRNA (N6-isopentenyl adenosine(37)-C2)-methylthiotransferase MiaB; the protein is MAKEKKDYSKYFDFSDAKVISEDEFGKKIRIRGREINIISEPDHRREKQRGKEDIQVIYESAVPEEMRTIGKGKHYLVYTYGCQMNEHDSETIKGILEEMGYQPTEDRKEADIILLNTCAIRENAEDKVFGELGHLKHLKTEKPDLLLGVCGCMSQEETVVNRILQKHGFVDMIFGTHNIHRLPHLINEAFFSKEMVVEVWSKEGDIIENMPKKRQGMRAWVNIMYGCDKFCTYCIVPFTRGKERSRRPEDVIAEVRDLARQGFKEITLLGQNVNAYGKDFTDIKYGFGDLMDEIRKIDIPRVRFTTSHPRDFDDHLIEVLAKGGNLVEHIHLPVQSGSTAVLKKMSRKYTRERYLELASKIKQTIPNAVLTTDIIVGFPGETDEQFEETLSLVREVGYDFAYTFIYSPREGTPAAVMEDNVPMEVKKERLQRLNKAVQEYSYEAHERMKGQVVEVLVEGESKNNEAVLSGRTRGNKLVHFEGSKDLIGTFVQVEITDAKSWYIKGELVSLPQAANQ
- the pduL gene encoding phosphate propanoyltransferase, encoding MSKTVPVGVSARHIHLTQEHVEVLFGAGYQLTEFKPLSQPGQFAANETVAVIGTKGQFDKVRILGPARPASQLEISRTDSFAIGIKAPVRESGSIDGTPGVTLKGPAGEVTLEEGVIVAARHIHFHTSDAEKWNIRDKEMLKVRLGGERGLVLENVIARVSDSFALDMHIDTDEANASGAKTGDVAEIID
- a CDS encoding stage V sporulation protein S — its product is MEVLKVSAKSNPNSVAGALAGVLRERGNAELQAIGAGALNQAIKAVAIARGFVAPSGVDLICIPAFTDIVIDGEDRTAIKLIVEPR
- a CDS encoding dipeptidase — its product is MVNTIPVVDMHCDVLSKIQMNAELQFLKGPGLDVTQQRLEEGNVMLQTFAIYLSEKLGSLRFEHIMKQIEIYNQLGLKLVQSKEDISFLRKHLNNMRGGQWGLLSLEGVDGLEGNLYYLELCYRLGVRFVGITWNHANWAADGILEARNGGFTNKGRSLLHRCNEIGMLMDVSHLSEAGFWELADTSAQPFIASHSNARSVCPHPRNLTNDQIRAVVALNGRIGMTFVPWFVKEKGPVKISDLLKHIERVCELGGEKHLMFGSDFDGIHEWIQGLEHPGTYPELVNTLLKHYPESVVRGFMYDNILSFMEENLKSKER